In Grus americana isolate bGruAme1 chromosome 17, bGruAme1.mat, whole genome shotgun sequence, the following proteins share a genomic window:
- the SLC2A4RG gene encoding SLC2A4 regulator has protein sequence MEPPRPPTVLLAAARRRRRDPPPPPPPEPGGGGGGGGAAPKAPLSCGGRGLPAGAEGWLPPLGEPLPRREPASREAMLRVLDAGLERYLALHSAYIPVPRHRKLSGKAGIDEVMAATVLTSLSTSPLVLSHPPATPAPEPGSEVWKEAPAMSSSCSSSSNTSGDWSWDPPSDRSTPSTPSPPLSSHVPSTFLPAPLPDEGPDEPDGTHFVFGEPIPRKRKNSTKVMFKCLWKSCGKVLSSSSGMQKHIRTMHLGRKADLEQSDGEEDFYYTELDVDVDSLTDGLSSLTPVSPTSSVPPAFPGPEAQGLAPPALPSPDLALASPCSPPAPPGLCHVHTDHAYQGCPAPPRPLVPPAAPAPPPPKPPAVPRRPRGEAKKCRKVYGMENREMWCTACRWKKACQRFLD, from the exons ATGGAGCCCCCGCGCCCGCCCACGGTGCTGCtggccgccgcccgccgccggcgccGCGATcctccgccgcctcctcctcccgagcccggcggcggcggcggcggcggcggcgccgcccCGAAG gctcctctctcctgcGGCGGCCGGGGGCTACCGGCAGGAGCCGAGGGCTGGTTGCCACCCCTGGGGGAGCCGCTGCCGCGCCGGGAGCCGGCCAGCCGGGAAGCGATGCTGCGGGTGCTGGACGCCGGGCTGGAGCGATACCTGGCGCTGCATTCGGCGTACATCCCCGTGCCCCGGCACAG GAAGCTCTCGGGCAAGGCGGGCATCGATGAGGTGATGGCGGCCACAGTGCTCACCAGCCTCTCCACCAGCCCACTGGTGCTCAGTCACCCGCCGGCCACCCCTGCCCCAG aGCCTGGCAGTGAGGTCTGGAAGGAGGCACCTGCCAtgtcctccagctgcagcagcagcagcaacaccaGCGGGGACTGgagctgggacccccccagcgaCCGCTCCACCCCCTCCACCCCGTCGCCCCCGCTCTCCAGCCATGTCCCCAGCACCTTcctgcccgccccgctgccGGATGAGGGCCCCGATGAGCCCGATGGCACTCACTTTGTCTTCGGAGAGCCCATCCCGcggaagaggaag AACTCCACCAAGGTGATGTTCAAGTGCTTGTGGAAGAGCTGCGGCAAAGtcctcagcagctcctcagggATGCAGAAGCACATCCGAACCATGCACCTTGG CCGGAAAGCCGACCTCGAGCAGAGTGACGGCGAGGAGGACTTCTACTACACGGAGCTGGACGTGGACGTGGACTCGCTGACAGACGGGCTCTCCAGCCTGACGCCTGTCTCGCCCACCTCCTCGGTGCCGCCCGCCTTCCCCGGCCCCGAGGCGCAGGGTCTGGCACCGCCGGCGCTGCCGAGCCCTGACCTGGCACTGgcctccccctgcagccccccggccccccccggcctcTGCCACGTCCACACCGACCACGCGTACCAG GGCTGCCCGGCCCCCCCACGGCCACTGGTGCCCCCCGCCGCACCCGCCCCGCCGCCACCCAAGCCACCCGCCGTCCCCAG GAGGCCGCGGGGGGAGGCCAAGAAGTGCCGCAAGGTGTACGGCATGGAGAACCGGGAGATGTGGTGCACGGCGTGCCGCTGGAAGAAGGCCTGCCAGCGCTTCCTCGACTGA
- the ARFRP1 gene encoding ADP-ribosylation factor-related protein 1 isoform X2, translated as MYTLLSGLYKYMFQRDEYCILILGLDNAGKTTFLEQTKTRFNKNYKGMSLSKITTTVGLNIGTIDVGKTRLMFWDLGGQEELQSLWDKYYAESHGVIYVIDSTDEERLSESKKAFEKMITSEALEGVPILVLANKQDVEVTPEMKPCCLIYF; from the exons ATGTATACTCTGCTGTCTGGACTCTATAAATACATGTTCCAGAGGGATGAGTACTGCATCTTGATCCTTGGTTTGGACAATGCTGGTAAAACT ACCTTTCTTGAACAAACTAAAACTCGATTTAACAAGAACTACAAAGGGATGAGTTTGTCCAAAATCACAACCACTGTAGGCTTAAACA TTGGTACTATTGATGTTGGCAAAACTCGGCTAATGTTCTGGGATCTTGGCGGACAGGAGGAACTACAGTCTCTTTGGGACAAG tattatgcTGAATCTCATGGAGTGATCTATGTTATTGACTCCACTGACGAGGAGAGGCTCTCAGAATCTAAAAAAGCTTTTG AGAAGATGATTACCAGCGAAGCTCTGGAAGGAGTTCCCATTCTGGTGTTAGCTAACAAGCAGGATGTAGAG
- the ZGPAT gene encoding zinc finger CCCH-type with G patch domain-containing protein, whose product MDEESLEAAIQSYNAQLKQVELALGAGLDPSQQSDLIQLQEDLKQLIELTESSLVSVKKSKLLATLDTDASSSSPVGLLEQDANPDSSAQDEEYAAFKEAIAELGTDEEPSANNNEISSKRDEETDDKTESKYSEEEEESSDREEEEEELSGMKVKAPYYSSWGTLEYHNAMIVGTEDLEDGSAGVRVLYLYPTHKSLKPCPFFLDDKCRFKENCRFSHGQVVSVEELQPFQEPNLSALEVGSACLAKHSDGIWYTAKITDIDSGYYTVKFDSLLLKEAVVEGDSVIPPLRSEDGTESAESDEDSVDDSAYAKVIDSGVPENGEWTPACSSSFGGWEAHTRGIGSKLLVQMGYEFGKGLGKNSEGRVEPVQAVVLPRGKSLDQCAEVLQKRKQGKLDPGTSRKCRAKGKSSGQSPAGSRKPPRNVFDFLNEKLRGKSTGEKAGGMALPERNSKEIYHASKSTKKALSVRLFQTMEKIEQTQKDIRGIQQALARNIGRHSIATAQLEEKLANAHKQLGQLQAQEASLQREQKKAETHKKMTEF is encoded by the exons ATGGATGAAGAGAGTCTGGAAGCAGCAATTCAGAGCTACAATGCCCAGCTGAAGCAAGTGGAGTTGGCTTTAGGGGCAGGCCTGGACCCATCGCAGCAGTCAGACTTGATTCAGTTGCAGGAAGATTTAAAGCAGCTGATAGAACTGACTGAGTCCAGCCTGGTGTCTGTTAAAAAGAGCAAACTTCTGGCTACTTTAGATACAgatgcctcctcctcctccccagtaGGTCTCCTGGAGCAGGATGCCAACCCAGACAGTTCTGCCCAAGATGAGGAGTATGCTGCTTTTAAGGAAGCCATTGCTGAGCTTGGAACTGATGAGGAGCCCTCAGCTAATAACAATGAGATCTCATCAAAGAGAGATGAAGAAACTGATGACAAAACTGAATCAAAGTatagtgaggaggaggaggagtcgtctgacagagaggaggaggaagaggaattgAGCGGGATGAAGGTTAAAGCCCCCTACTACAGTTCCTGGGGGACCCTGGAGTACCATAATGCCATGATTGTGGGGACAGAGGACTTAGAAGATGGCAGTGCAGGAGTCAGAGTGCTGTACCTCTATCCAACTCACAAGTCTCTGAAGCCGTGCCCGTTCTTCTTGGATGACAAATGCAGATTTAAAGAGAACTGTcg GTTTTCACATGGTCAGGTGGTCTCTGTGGAAGAGCTTCAGCCGTTTCAGGAGCCCAATCTGAGCGCACTGGAGGTGGGCTCAGCCTGCCTGGCGAAACACAGCGATGGAATATGGTACACTGCAAAAATAACCG aCATCGACAGTGGTTACTACACCGTGAAGTTTGATTCCCTGCTGCTCAAGGAAGCTGTTGTGGAAGGAGATAGCGTCATTCCCCCACTGCGAAGTGAAGATGGTACCGAATCTGCCGAGTCTGATGAAGACAGTGTTGATGATTCTGCTTATGCTAAAG TGATAGATTCAGGGGTTCCAGAGAACGGGGAATGGACTCCTGCGTGCAGTTCCTCTTTCGGTGGCTGGGAAGCCCATACTCGTGGTATCGGCTCCAAATTGCTTGTTCAGATGGGATACGAGTTTGGAAAAG GGTTAGGGAAGAATTCTGAGGGCCGAGTGGAGCCAGTGCAGGCTGTGGTCCTTCCTCGAGGGAAGTCCCTTGACCAATGTGCTGAGGTGCTTCAGAAGAGGAAACAGGGAAAGCTGGACCCAGGCACATCGAGGAAATGCCGAGCAAAGGGAAAAAGCTCTGGACAGTCCCCTGCGGGCAGCCGTAAGCCTCCCCGCAACGTGTTTGACTTTTTGAATGAGAAACTGCGAGGGAAGAGCACTGGGGAGAAGGCTGGAGGGATGGCACTGCCAGAGAGGAACAGCAAAGAGATCTACCATGCTAGCAAGAGCACCAAGAAGGCCCTGAGTGTCCGCCTCTTCCAGACAATGGAGAAGATTGAACAGACGCAGAAGGATATCAGAGGAATCCAGCAGGCCCTGGCACGCAACATTGGACG gcACAGCATTGCTACAGCTCagctggaggagaagctggCTAATGCGCACAAAcagctggggcagctgcaggcCCAGGAAGCCAGTCTGCAGCgggagcagaagaaagcagagacgCATAAGAAGATGACTGAGTTCTAG
- the LIME1 gene encoding lck-interacting transmembrane adapter 1, whose product MAAASGEGLAWTPLLPAGTALALLGVLVYLGALCAACRRKGRKKKVPLDAVKLVDESLLRQTQLRSLSKSDTKLHELYRVKARDDTQRPASLDFPCAVAPPTGADSLHSSGVSVLLHRELPQIPVPELPAASPAPDQTYSNLLFTPLRKPVPDTVYECLAVGGEDAPVPPAPTSTQVCPPCAGHRAADYACVRKVKKTVPAEVQDGAMAGPPAAPQCWDGTGDAPRAKLEEMYSTVCKATKKKTPVPASSPRATREAGAGWPLPRREEGALAGCWSPAAQGPPDPCYESINDRAWTAQGHGPDPDYEAVDMNWKKAAKRDKPGKPCAPENLYESVSDIWAGESRRASARTAANGLEVYITNL is encoded by the exons ATGGCTGCAGCCAGCGGCGAGGGGCTGGCATGGACCCCGCTTCTGCCGGCTGGCActgccctggccctgctcgGCGTCCTGGTCTACCTGGGCGCCCTGTGCGCTGCCTGCAGACG CAAGGGCAGGAAGAagaaggtccctctggatgcgGTGAAGCTGGTGGATGAG TCCCTGCTCAGACAGACGCAGCTGCGGTCGCTCAGCAAGTCCGACACGAAGCTGCATGAGCTGTACCGGGTGAAGGCCAGGGATGACA ccCAGCGGCCGGCCAGCCTGGATTTCCCCTGCGCCGTGGCCCCCCCCACCGGTGCCGACTCCCTGCACAGCTCCGGAGTCAGCGTCCTCCTGCACCGTGAGCTGCCCCAGATCCCCGTCCCCGAGCTCCCGGCCGCCTCCCCGGCCCCCGACCAAACCTACTCCAACCTGCTCTTCACACCGCTGCGGAAGCCGGTGCCAGACACTGTGTACGAGTGCCTggcggtggggggggaggaTGCTCCAGTGCCCCCCGCACCCACCAGTACCCAGGTGTGTCCCCCATGTGCTGGGCACAGGGCGGCCGATTACGCCTGCGTCCGCAAGGTGAAGAAGACGGTGCCTGCGGAGGTGCAGGATGGGGCCATGGCGGGACCTCCCGCAGCCCCGCAGTGCTGGGACGGCACGGGCGACGCTCCCCGGGCGAAG ctggaagagATGTACTCGACGGTGTGCAAAGCCACCAAGAAGAAAACCCCGGTCCCTGCATCGTCCCCGAGGGCCACAAGGGAGGCGGGTGCTGGGTGGCCGCTCCCCCGCCGGGAAGAGGGTGCCCTGGCCGGGTGCTGGTCCCCAGCAGCCCAAGGTCCCCCCGACCCCTGCTATGAGTCCATCAACGACAGAGCCTGGACTGCTCAGGGCCACGGCCCCGACCCAGACTACGAGGCCGTGGACATGAATTGGAAGAAGGCGGCCAAACGGGACAAGCCGGGGAAGCCCTGCGCCCCCGAGAACCTGTACGAAAGCGTCAGTGACATTTGGGCGGGGGAGTCCCGGCGAGCCTCTGCCAGGACGGCAGCCAACGGGCTGGAGGTGTACATCACCAACCTATAG